The proteins below are encoded in one region of Chelmon rostratus isolate fCheRos1 chromosome 21, fCheRos1.pri, whole genome shotgun sequence:
- the anxa11b gene encoding annexin A11b, whose amino-acid sequence MSYPGYPPQSGGYPPQAGGYPSQPGAYPPQAGGYPPAQGGYPPAAGGYPPQAGGYPPQAGGYPPAAGGYPPAAGGFPPAAGGYPPQAGGFPPQAGGFPPQAGGFQSQSGAGGYPAMPPAGGGWGAAPSGGYGAPGGAQQGYPGGPAPGQPMPNYPGAPATNPAYGGGVPSNPQAPAISKGYRGSIKDFPGADPLRDVEVLRKAMKGFGTDENAIIELLGSRTNKQRVPMVAAFKTTYGKDLIHDLKSELTGNFEKLVLAMMKSPAHFDACELREAIKGAGTDEACLIEILSSRSNAEINEITRIYKAEYGKSLEDAISSDTSGHFRRLLVSLCQGNRDERETVDISLAKQDAQKLYAAGENKVGTDESQFNAILCARSKPHLRAVFQEYQQMCGRDIEKSVCREMSGNLESGMVAVVKCIKNTPAYFAERLHKAMQGAGTKDTTLIRIMVSRSEIDMLDIRQVYVKTYGKSLYTHISGDTSGDYKKLLLKLCGGND is encoded by the exons ATGAGCTACCCAGGATACCCTCCTCAGTCTGGTGGATACCCACCACAGGCAGGGGGCTATCCATCTCAACCAGGGGCATACCCACCCCAAGCAGGCGGCTACCCTCCAGCACAAGGCGGCTAcccaccagcagcaggaggctACCCCCCACAGGCAGGCGGATACCCACCCCAGGCTGGTGGTTACCCTCCCGCAGCGGGCGGTTACCCTCCCGCAGCAGGCGGgttccctccagcagcagggggCTACCCTCCCCAGGCTGGTGGTTTCCCTCCCCAAGCTGGAGGCTTCCCTCCTCAAGCAGGAGGATTCCAGTCACAGTCTGGAGCAGGAGGTTATCCCGCCATGCCTCCTGCAG GTGGAGGCTGGGGCGCAGCACCAAGTGGTGGCTATGGAGCG CCAGGAGGAGCTCAGCAGGGGTACCCAGGGGGTCCCGCCCCAGGCCAACCCATGCCAAATTACCCCGGAGCCCCTGCAACTAACCCTGCATATGGAGGTGGAGTTCCGTCCAACCCTCAAGCACCTGCCATTTCT AAGGGATACAGGGGTTCTATTAAAGACTTTCCAGGGGCTGATCCACTGAGGGATGTTGAAGTTCTTCGAAAAGCAATGAAGGGTTTTG GCACTGATGAAAACGCCATTATTGAACTTCTGGGAAGTCGTACCAACAAGCAGAGGGTTCCAATGGTTGCAGCCTTTAAAACAACTTATGGGAAG gaCTTAATCCACGATCTGAAGTCTGAGCTCACTGGAAACTTTGAGAAGCTGGTTCTCGCTATGATGAAGAGCCCAGCACACTTTGATGCATGTGAACTCAGAGAGGCTATAAAG ggCGCaggaactgatgaagcctgccTGATTGAGATTCTCTCATCACGCTCTAATGCAGAAATTAATGAAATCACCCGCATCTACAAAGCTG AGTACGGGAAGAGCCTGGAGGACGCCATCAGCAGCGACACCTCCGGTCACTTCCGCAGACTTCTGGTGTCTCTCTGCCAG GGAAATCGTGATGAAAGGGAGACTGTTGACATCTCCCTGGCCAAACAGGACGCTCAG AAACTGTATGCTGCTGGAGAAAATAAAGTGGGAACAGATGAGTCTCAGTTTAACGCCATCCTGTGCGCTCGCAGCAAGCCCCACCTTCGTGCAG tCTTCCAGGAGTACCAGCAGATGTGCGGACGAGACATTGAGAAGAGTGTCTGCAGGGAAATGTCTGGTAATTTGGAGTCTGGCATGGTGGCTGTGG TGAAATGCATCAAGAACACCCCGGCCTACTTTGCAGAAAGGCTCCACAAGGCCATGCAG GGAGCAGGGACCAAGGACACAACCCTGATCCGCATCATGGTGTCCCGCTCTGAGATCGACATGTTGGACATCAGACAGGTGTATGTGAAGACCTACGGAAAGTCTCTGTACACCCACATCTCA gGTGATACCTCCGGGGATTACAAGAAGCTGCTGTTGAAGCTGTGCGGAGGTAACGACTAA